A window from Candidatus Gracilibacteria bacterium encodes these proteins:
- a CDS encoding MBL fold metallo-hydrolase: MDIIWHGHSCFTIKGKDATIVTDPFEGLGVKLPKLKADIVSVSGEGELAEVDGNPKVLDWPGEFEVCSVAIESINLLAENLNIFIFAIDGIKICHLSALSHELSEELVNQIGEVDILMVPVGGAEVLDGKLAQKVVEAIEPRMVIPMFFAATDTKLGIGGPADFLKAMGKTEVIPAEKFSINSRASLPEDRMDFALLAPKI, encoded by the coding sequence ATGGATATCATTTGGCACGGACATTCCTGTTTTACTATCAAAGGCAAGGACGCCACCATCGTCACCGACCCTTTTGAAGGGCTGGGAGTAAAGCTTCCAAAGCTCAAGGCGGACATCGTTTCAGTGAGCGGAGAAGGAGAGTTGGCGGAAGTGGATGGAAACCCAAAAGTTCTAGATTGGCCGGGTGAGTTTGAGGTGTGCTCCGTCGCCATCGAATCCATCAACCTTTTGGCCGAAAACCTCAACATTTTTATTTTCGCGATCGATGGGATCAAGATCTGTCACCTCAGCGCACTTTCGCACGAACTCTCTGAAGAATTGGTGAATCAAATCGGTGAAGTGGACATCTTAATGGTTCCCGTGGGTGGCGCCGAAGTGCTGGATGGCAAGCTGGCTCAAAAAGTGGTGGAAGCCATTGAGCCTCGTATGGTCATCCCAATGTTTTTTGCAGCCACCGACACCAAACTCGGCATCGGCGGCCCCGCAGACTTTTTGAAGGCAATGGGGAAGACCGAAGTCATCCCCGCCGAGAAATTCTCGATCAACAGTCGGGCAAGCCTACCTGAAGATCGGATGGACTTTGCTTTACTTGCACCCAAGATCTAA
- the purN gene encoding phosphoribosylglycinamide formyltransferase, with translation MSFKLGVLASGNGTDLGAIYTEMDEGKMPGIEVVIVISNKEDAPVLEKARVRGLKAIFVDPKGKSKEEYDAELVRLMKEATVDLVCLIGYMKILTPVFVSAFPRHIINVHPALLPKYGGNGWYGMKVHEGVLAAGEKESGMTIHFVDIGVDSGAMILQEKVAIEPGETPESLRTKVLKLEKKAYPEAIRLIYRERKGTLGAGIPKIKNIESVTIDRTASGVMPVRLLRRSFGKGVIWMEDRILLGLKWGKTGGRKSRFWRRIWI, from the coding sequence ATGAGCTTTAAACTCGGCGTACTCGCCTCCGGTAACGGGACCGACCTCGGTGCCATCTATACAGAGATGGATGAAGGCAAAATGCCTGGAATTGAAGTTGTGATTGTGATTTCAAATAAAGAGGATGCGCCGGTTTTGGAAAAGGCTCGGGTGCGTGGACTGAAGGCCATTTTTGTGGATCCCAAAGGAAAATCCAAAGAAGAGTATGATGCGGAACTGGTACGGCTCATGAAAGAAGCGACGGTGGATCTGGTCTGTCTGATTGGTTATATGAAGATTCTGACGCCGGTTTTTGTGAGTGCCTTTCCTCGCCACATCATCAATGTTCATCCCGCCCTGCTCCCCAAATACGGCGGCAATGGTTGGTACGGCATGAAAGTGCACGAAGGTGTTCTGGCGGCCGGCGAAAAGGAGAGCGGCATGACCATTCACTTTGTGGACATCGGCGTGGACAGCGGCGCCATGATTTTACAGGAAAAAGTGGCCATTGAGCCGGGCGAAACACCGGAGAGTTTGCGCACCAAGGTTTTGAAATTGGAAAAGAAGGCGTATCCGGAGGCGATACGGTTGATCTACAGGGAGAGAAAAGGTACCCTGGGTGCGTGAATCCCCAAGATAAAAAATATCGAATCCGTCACGATCGACCGAACTGCATCGGGTGTAATGCCTGTGCGGCTATTGCGCCGAAGTTTTGGGAAATGAGTGATTTGGATGGAAGATCGGATATTATTGGGTCTAAAATGGGGGAAGACGGGTGGGAGGAAATCGAGATTTTGGAGGAGGATTTGGATTTAA
- a CDS encoding HAD family hydrolase yields the protein MKSLAAALKHSYKAAAFDVDGTLTPFARWIVPDSLKEALRSIPINIPLAICSGRSFDYARTKLEHILDGQFLDEAQKRRWFLICENGGVLYRYNARKKDYEMVFEVPWPDQELTQETMEAFIRDKFGWHVQFVLRPHSLVVRFHDWLYVFPRLVSIVSHRTGNQIRTLFKKMGHDKHFMVEDSGIGNLIIPAASGKGKAIEKWAKHLGIAVQDILVVGDQAQPGGNDEELLSGNYGVPFSVGKLTKSNHPFPVLDPKGRHLKGPEGTEYLLRKVFSLDQDLPPTKPRD from the coding sequence ATGAAGTCTCTCGCCGCCGCACTCAAACACTCGTACAAAGCCGCCGCCTTTGATGTGGACGGAACGCTCACGCCTTTTGCCCGATGGATTGTGCCGGACTCTCTCAAAGAAGCGCTGCGCTCCATCCCCATAAACATTCCGCTCGCCATCTGCAGCGGCCGCTCTTTTGATTACGCCCGCACCAAGCTCGAGCACATTTTAGACGGACAATTTTTGGACGAAGCGCAAAAACGCCGTTGGTTTTTGATCTGTGAAAATGGGGGAGTGCTGTACCGCTACAACGCGCGCAAAAAAGATTATGAGATGGTTTTTGAAGTGCCCTGGCCGGACCAAGAGCTCACGCAAGAGACAATGGAGGCCTTCATCCGCGATAAATTCGGCTGGCATGTGCAGTTTGTGCTTCGCCCCCACTCCTTGGTGGTGCGCTTTCACGATTGGCTTTATGTCTTTCCGCGCCTCGTGAGCATCGTGTCCCACCGCACCGGCAATCAAATCCGAACCCTCTTCAAAAAAATGGGCCACGACAAACACTTTATGGTGGAAGATTCCGGCATCGGCAACCTCATCATCCCCGCCGCCAGTGGCAAAGGTAAAGCCATTGAAAAGTGGGCCAAACACCTCGGCATCGCCGTGCAAGACATCTTGGTGGTCGGCGACCAAGCCCAGCCCGGCGGCAACGACGAAGAACTCCTCTCCGGCAACTATGGCGTGCCCTTTTCCGTGGGCAAACTGACCAAATCCAACCACCCCTTCCCGGTCCTCGACCCAAAAGGCCGCCACCTCAAAGGCCCGGAAGGCACGGAGTATTTGCTGAGGAAGGTGTTTAGCTTGGATCAGGATCTTCCTCCGACAAAACCCCGGGACTAA
- the eno gene encoding phosphopyruvate hydratase translates to MSKITRVHAREVLDSRGNPTVEVEVQTEKGFGRAIVPSGASTGENEACELRDGDKRYGGKGVMKAVSNVETELAGAVMGLDSMEQAAVDHTMITLDGTENKSRLGANAILAVSLAVAQAAANEKGLMLWQHLNPNATLLPVPMMNLINGGAHADSSVDFQEFMVMPVGAPSFKEALRWGTEIFHALKKILKQDGHSTSVGDEGGFAPNFKTNEEPLEYLLKAIEAAGYQAGAQVGIALDPAVSELWENGNYVFKKSGSGVKTSDEMIALWQEWTSKYPIVSLEDGLAENDWAGWKKLTESLGSRVQLVGDDLLVTNTKFLRRGIDEKCGNSILVKVNQIGTLTEAIETIQMAKAAGWSTVTSHRSGETEDTTIADLAVALETGQIKTGSASRTDRIAKYNQLLRIEEALGDKARFVNPFA, encoded by the coding sequence ATGTCTAAAATTACTCGCGTTCATGCTCGGGAAGTCCTGGATTCTCGTGGCAACCCTACGGTGGAGGTGGAGGTTCAGACCGAAAAAGGTTTTGGGCGGGCCATTGTGCCTAGTGGAGCTTCTACAGGTGAAAATGAAGCGTGTGAACTTCGTGATGGAGACAAACGATATGGTGGAAAAGGGGTGATGAAGGCGGTTTCCAATGTGGAAACGGAGTTGGCTGGAGCCGTTATGGGGCTGGACAGTATGGAACAGGCTGCTGTGGATCACACCATGATCACCCTGGATGGGACTGAAAATAAAAGCCGATTGGGAGCGAATGCAATTCTGGCGGTTTCCCTTGCGGTGGCTCAAGCGGCCGCGAATGAAAAGGGGCTTATGCTGTGGCAGCACCTCAATCCAAATGCCACCTTGCTCCCTGTTCCCATGATGAACCTCATCAATGGAGGTGCGCATGCGGACAGCAGCGTGGATTTTCAGGAATTTATGGTGATGCCGGTGGGGGCTCCTTCTTTTAAGGAAGCCCTCCGTTGGGGAACTGAAATTTTTCATGCGCTCAAAAAGATTCTGAAACAAGACGGCCACTCCACTTCTGTTGGGGATGAGGGTGGTTTTGCGCCAAATTTTAAGACCAATGAAGAGCCTTTGGAGTATTTGCTCAAAGCGATTGAAGCCGCGGGATATCAGGCCGGTGCACAGGTTGGGATCGCTTTGGATCCTGCGGTGAGTGAACTGTGGGAGAATGGGAATTATGTGTTTAAAAAAAGCGGGAGTGGAGTCAAAACAAGTGATGAGATGATTGCGCTGTGGCAAGAGTGGACTTCCAAATATCCCATTGTTTCGCTGGAAGATGGTCTCGCCGAAAACGACTGGGCGGGATGGAAAAAACTCACGGAATCTTTGGGCAGCCGCGTTCAGCTTGTGGGCGATGATCTCTTGGTGACGAACACCAAGTTTTTGCGCCGTGGAATCGATGAAAAATGTGGGAATTCCATTTTGGTGAAGGTGAATCAAATTGGAACATTAACAGAAGCTATCGAGACCATCCAAATGGCAAAAGCTGCCGGGTGGAGCACGGTGACTTCCCACCGAAGCGGAGAAACCGAGGACACCACGATTGCAGATTTGGCGGTTGCCCTGGAGACTGGACAGATTAAAACCGGTTCCGCCAGCCGCACCGATCGTATTGCAAAGTACAACCAACTGCTGCGCATTGAGGAGGCTTTGGGTGATAAAGCGCGATTCGTGAATCCGTTTGCCTAA
- the lexA gene encoding transcriptional repressor LexA, translating into MMTAKQEAVLKYIEQYQMKLGKSPTLREMREHFGVSSDNSVLKHIKALVEKGFLKKDDTPRGIAMLDSVKERLESAGNMSRIPLLGTIPAGGPVLSEEHVLDYFEVGNDLLKRPQGSFALRVSGLSMINAGILEGDFVIANQELKPKDGDIVIALVDGNNTVKRYRSGTVEGKAKVWLEADNPDYSDIHPDEYLEVQGVVTAVIRMYGVSVTPVHIFSPLHPMFSRKTRKKFHISTSRVYFAGRRSLMSRTFNFFMPYAQKSGYRLNRSGALMAL; encoded by the coding sequence ATGATGACCGCAAAACAAGAAGCCGTGCTCAAGTACATTGAGCAATACCAAATGAAACTCGGAAAATCCCCCACACTGAGGGAGATGCGTGAACATTTTGGTGTCAGTAGTGACAATAGTGTGCTCAAACACATCAAAGCTTTGGTGGAGAAGGGGTTTTTAAAAAAGGATGACACTCCCCGAGGTATCGCGATGCTGGACTCCGTAAAAGAGCGCCTGGAAAGCGCCGGCAATATGTCCCGTATTCCTCTTTTGGGAACTATCCCTGCCGGAGGTCCTGTGCTCAGCGAAGAGCATGTGTTGGATTACTTTGAGGTTGGGAATGATTTGCTCAAACGGCCTCAGGGCTCCTTTGCCCTTCGTGTCAGCGGACTCAGCATGATCAATGCCGGAATTTTGGAGGGAGACTTTGTGATCGCCAACCAGGAACTCAAGCCCAAAGATGGAGATATTGTGATTGCACTTGTGGATGGAAATAATACGGTAAAAAGATACCGAAGCGGCACCGTGGAGGGCAAAGCCAAGGTTTGGCTCGAGGCAGATAATCCTGATTATTCCGATATTCATCCTGATGAATATCTCGAAGTGCAAGGCGTGGTTACGGCCGTGATCCGCATGTACTGAGTCTCCGTCACACCTGTTCATATTTTCTCACCACTCCACCCTATGTTTAGTCGTAAAACTCGTAAAAAATTTCACATCTCCACTTCTCGCGTTTATTTTGCCGGGAGAAGAAGTCTCATGAGCCGGACTTTTAATTTTTTTATGCCCTATGCTCAAAAGAGCGGCTATCGTTTAAATCGCTCCGGAGCTTTAATGGCCCTTTAG
- a CDS encoding DEAD/DEAH box helicase family protein: MTPKVPRLRENAEVSLSPSVPMVARRELQEAKQTIGRLARLTTGVMEIQERFPSIRLNQLHGLKKLIEFLEAGKTKGYFRMPTGAGKTILFGLIAQMLAEPTLILVPNTNLLHSTQEELLGLGINPNNIGIFGDGQRDEGKLFTVMTYQSFLTEGAPKGTSLFICDEVHRSLGDRTRARIDQAMEEESSDYPSEEEEQAEDEVLSRLMEDERLILGFTATPQLGRKTVEELHGELIAETSYADLVGSGILKWVEVHQVEGEVDRETEGSYMSKEKEDKLLKAAGIYEKVLSDFKAFKEMHQGYPLRTVVFCHSVKACEVFSVLAKEAGLKGLVVTGQGGDLKKAEADLLRGDCDFIITVDKLKEGWNFPPVNTILWLRGTSSPASLIQGVGRGMRAYLEEGTTYLFETDWKVSSTTESQKIGGTGTEHPRTAREGLAPSTKALTFAQALAHLGEDVSAIVRNAEDLNYLSYFEMDENGITEIPELGEAISIAAYARYRGVDFQTLTGWLSANGLSPLGAVRGRSGSNLVLLYSKSDVDFVIGNNRSEEVFDLNDNGTVEVAGFGSLCGISAYAAARQLHNGHVKRWVDEAGLVPIPGIQGRSFRRIFSLYRTEEVARAIACKRAAKTVQLGEDGTTELEGIGVVCGLPKYAEVRGLVLETLKGWVAEASTTPIAGLETLSGTHAVPIYLKKDVDAVIKSRKAGDWVTLMNGIAEVAGIGVVCGISAYSRTLLDLSLPTLVKWVAVAGLTPLKGITGKSGPQINVPLYKKSEVDAVIRRAGIGLTEEGTQFVEGIGNVCGLSRYARSKGISPQTLPEWVTAAGLEPVKDLQGRSGSQTFPLYLQTEVDRVITQRKRA, encoded by the coding sequence CTTGCTCGACTGACTACGGGCGTTATGGAAATACAGGAGCGATTTCCCAGCATTCGTTTAAACCAACTTCATGGTTTAAAGAAATTGATTGAGTTTTTAGAAGCTGGCAAAACGAAGGGATATTTTAGAATGCCGACTGGAGCGGGTAAAACGATCCTTTTTGGTTTAATCGCTCAAATGTTAGCGGAGCCCACCCTGATTTTAGTTCCCAATACCAATCTCTTACATTCTACTCAAGAGGAGCTTTTGGGCTTGGGCATCAATCCCAATAACATAGGTATTTTTGGCGATGGGCAGCGTGACGAAGGGAAACTGTTTACGGTCATGACCTATCAGAGCTTTTTAACGGAGGGTGCGCCAAAAGGGACCTCTCTCTTTATTTGCGATGAGGTGCATCGTAGTTTAGGTGACCGAACTCGTGCTCGTATCGATCAAGCCATGGAGGAAGAGAGCTCCGATTACCCGAGTGAGGAAGAAGAGCAAGCTGAGGACGAGGTTCTTTCTCGATTGATGGAAGATGAGAGGCTCATCTTAGGGTTTACCGCCACCCCCCAACTGGGCCGCAAAACGGTTGAAGAACTCCACGGGGAGTTGATCGCAGAAACTTCCTATGCAGACTTAGTTGGTTCTGGAATTTTGAAATGGGTTGAAGTGCATCAAGTTGAAGGAGAGGTGGACCGTGAAACGGAAGGCAGCTACATGAGTAAGGAAAAAGAAGATAAATTGCTCAAAGCAGCAGGTATTTATGAAAAGGTTTTGTCGGACTTCAAGGCTTTTAAAGAGATGCATCAAGGTTATCCTTTGCGGACCGTGGTCTTTTGTCATTCTGTAAAGGCCTGTGAGGTGTTTAGCGTTTTGGCTAAAGAAGCAGGCTTAAAAGGTTTAGTGGTCACAGGCCAGGGTGGAGATCTAAAAAAAGCGGAGGCTGATCTTTTGCGTGGGGATTGTGACTTCATTATCACCGTGGATAAGTTGAAAGAAGGTTGGAATTTTCCTCCTGTAAATACTATTTTGTGGTTGAGAGGAACTTCTAGTCCTGCTTCTCTCATCCAAGGAGTGGGTAGAGGGATGAGAGCTTATTTGGAGGAGGGCACCACCTATCTTTTTGAGACAGATTGGAAAGTCTCAAGCACTACAGAAAGCCAGAAAATAGGCGGAACAGGTACGGAACATCCACGAACGGCTCGAGAGGGTTTGGCTCCTTCCACTAAAGCTTTGACTTTCGCTCAGGCCTTGGCCCACTTAGGTGAAGATGTTAGTGCAATTGTAAGAAATGCGGAAGACTTAAACTATCTTTCTTATTTTGAAATGGATGAGAATGGAATTACAGAAATTCCTGAACTTGGAGAGGCTATTTCAATTGCTGCTTATGCTCGATATAGGGGGGTGGACTTCCAAACGCTTACTGGGTGGTTGAGTGCAAACGGGCTGTCTCCTCTGGGTGCCGTCCGAGGACGCTCCGGATCAAATTTGGTTCTTCTCTATTCAAAATCGGATGTGGATTTCGTTATTGGAAATAACCGTAGTGAGGAAGTATTCGACCTGAATGACAATGGCACCGTGGAAGTGGCAGGCTTTGGCTCTTTGTGTGGGATTTCCGCTTATGCGGCAGCTAGACAATTACACAATGGACATGTCAAAAGATGGGTGGACGAGGCGGGACTTGTCCCGATTCCAGGAATACAAGGGCGCTCTTTCCGTCGCATCTTTTCTCTGTATCGAACAGAAGAAGTTGCGAGAGCGATCGCATGTAAGCGTGCAGCAAAAACAGTTCAGTTGGGTGAAGACGGTACCACTGAGCTGGAAGGTATTGGCGTGGTGTGTGGGCTTCCAAAATATGCAGAAGTTCGTGGCCTCGTTTTGGAGACTCTTAAAGGTTGGGTGGCGGAAGCAAGTACAACCCCTATTGCAGGCCTAGAAACCTTATCAGGTACCCACGCCGTACCGATTTATCTAAAGAAAGATGTGGATGCAGTGATAAAAAGTAGAAAGGCGGGTGACTGGGTAACTCTAATGAATGGAATAGCGGAAGTGGCTGGGATAGGCGTCGTGTGCGGTATTAGTGCTTACAGTAGAACTCTTTTAGATCTTAGTCTTCCCACCCTAGTCAAATGGGTCGCCGTAGCTGGATTAACTCCCCTTAAAGGTATTACTGGGAAGTCTGGGCCTCAAATCAATGTCCCGCTTTACAAGAAAAGTGAAGTGGATGCAGTTATAAGAAGAGCTGGAATTGGCTTGACTGAAGAGGGGACTCAATTTGTTGAGGGGATTGGAAATGTTTGTGGCTTGAGTCGCTACGCTCGGTCCAAAGGAATCAGCCCTCAAACTCTGCCTGAATGGGTGACGGCGGCTGGCTTAGAACCAGTAAAGGATTTGCAGGGTAGGTCGGGTTCGCAAACCTTTCCTCTTTACCTTCAAACAGAAGTGGATCGGGTTATTACTCAAAGGAAAAGGGCTTAG
- the mutS gene encoding DNA mismatch repair protein MutS, whose translation MSEATPMMQQYQAIKAQYPGAILFFRLGDFYEMFGSDALEASKILEITLTSRDKKSENPLPMCGVPYHSAENYIARLTKAGKKVAICEQMTDPSLPGIVDRKVIRVITPGTTTSEQVLENKRSRFICALFPKKDYFGLAFADLSTGEFYAAEFQGEEALRTEFLRLQPAEIVLRREDYEDPVLRAALAELGEAPISSCNFYEEAHILLTRSFKITTLELFGIANLPFAIQASGILLRYLIDTQKEGLSHIDRIQAYHRESFMPLDEATIRNLELFSPLRGEHEEGTLLSVLDQTQTSMGGRLLRQWIARPLLKKEAIEERLGSVENLVKDEELRAGLEDGIEGLGDLERLTGRLSGATGNARDLGGLAQALGRIPKIQAVLGGAQAPLLAELRGKLKPLDELVALIQSAIVDTPPLRLTEGGIIKTGFHPGLDELHGLMKDARSALRRIEQEEIAATGISTLKVSFNRVFGYYIEISRGKLDQVPPHYIRKQTLVNGERFITPELKEYEEKVLTAEERSKALEHELFLNLREEALKNIHAIKENAAVLAELDVLLSFAKGARHSRYCRPELVREPVLEIKKGRHPVVEKQSFEQAFTPNDAIFKADEDEIHLITGPNMSGKSTYLRQVALIVLMAQIGSFVPAESVRMRVFDRIFTRVGANDNLMRGQSTFMVEMQESATILRSATPKSLIILDEVGRGTSTFDGLSLAWAIFEHLHESIRGFTLFATHYHELIKLAEELPRAQNHCVLVQETEKEVLFLHQIKAGGIDKSYGIEVARLAGLPSPILDRAKDLLHTLENEKIQDPHKIPINQPTLFVRDPGTLTHPALERLKNLNLNQMTPLEALNALNELKKI comes from the coding sequence ATGAGCGAAGCGACCCCCATGATGCAGCAGTATCAAGCCATAAAGGCGCAGTATCCGGGCGCGATTTTGTTTTTTCGTTTGGGGGATTTTTACGAAATGTTCGGCTCTGACGCGCTCGAGGCATCCAAGATTTTGGAGATCACGCTAACCTCGCGGGACAAAAAAAGTGAAAACCCTTTGCCCATGTGCGGCGTGCCTTATCACAGTGCGGAAAATTACATCGCGCGGCTCACCAAGGCGGGGAAAAAAGTGGCGATTTGTGAACAGATGACGGACCCGAGTTTGCCGGGAATTGTGGACCGAAAAGTGATCCGCGTCATCACGCCGGGAACCACCACCAGCGAGCAGGTTTTGGAAAACAAGCGGAGTCGTTTTATTTGCGCGCTTTTCCCCAAAAAAGATTATTTTGGATTGGCCTTTGCCGATTTGAGCACGGGGGAATTTTATGCGGCGGAATTTCAGGGGGAGGAGGCACTGCGAACAGAGTTTTTGCGGCTCCAACCGGCGGAAATAGTGCTGAGGCGAGAAGATTATGAAGATCCGGTACTTCGGGCGGCCTTGGCGGAGCTCGGGGAAGCCCCCATTTCTTCCTGCAATTTTTATGAAGAAGCTCACATTTTATTGACCCGAAGTTTTAAAATCACAACCCTGGAACTCTTTGGGATCGCGAATTTGCCCTTTGCCATTCAGGCCTCCGGGATTTTGCTCCGCTACCTCATCGACACCCAAAAGGAAGGGCTCAGCCACATCGACCGCATTCAAGCGTATCATCGGGAGTCTTTTATGCCTTTGGACGAAGCAACCATCCGCAATTTGGAGCTTTTTTCTCCGTTGAGAGGGGAACATGAGGAGGGAACGCTGCTTTCAGTTCTGGATCAAACCCAGACCTCAATGGGAGGGCGACTGCTGCGCCAATGGATTGCACGGCCGCTGCTCAAAAAAGAGGCCATTGAAGAGCGCTTGGGCAGTGTGGAAAACTTGGTGAAAGATGAAGAGCTCCGTGCCGGGCTCGAAGACGGCATAGAGGGATTGGGAGATTTAGAAAGACTCACGGGGCGCCTCAGCGGAGCCACCGGAAATGCTCGAGATTTAGGGGGCCTGGCCCAAGCCCTAGGGCGGATCCCAAAAATTCAAGCCGTCCTGGGTGGAGCGCAGGCTCCGCTCCTCGCCGAACTTCGAGGCAAGCTCAAGCCTCTGGATGAACTCGTGGCACTCATTCAAAGCGCCATTGTGGACACGCCGCCGCTCCGCCTCACGGAAGGAGGAATTATAAAAACCGGTTTTCATCCGGGCCTCGATGAGCTCCACGGACTCATGAAAGATGCCCGCTCCGCGCTCCGCCGCATCGAACAAGAGGAAATTGCCGCCACCGGAATCAGCACGCTGAAGGTGAGTTTTAACCGAGTGTTTGGCTATTATATTGAAATCAGCCGGGGCAAGCTCGATCAAGTGCCGCCGCATTACATCCGCAAGCAAACCTTGGTGAACGGCGAACGGTTCATCACGCCGGAGCTCAAGGAATACGAAGAAAAAGTACTCACCGCGGAAGAGCGAAGCAAGGCGCTGGAACACGAGCTCTTTCTAAACCTACGGGAAGAAGCGCTCAAAAATATTCACGCCATAAAGGAAAATGCGGCGGTGCTGGCCGAACTGGATGTGCTTTTGTCTTTTGCAAAAGGGGCGCGGCACTCCCGTTATTGCCGCCCCGAACTGGTGAGGGAGCCGGTGCTCGAAATCAAAAAGGGTCGCCATCCCGTAGTGGAAAAACAGAGTTTTGAGCAAGCATTCACCCCAAACGATGCCATTTTTAAGGCCGATGAAGACGAAATCCACCTCATCACCGGGCCCAACATGAGCGGAAAATCCACTTATCTTCGCCAGGTGGCCCTCATTGTGCTCATGGCCCAAATTGGGTCTTTTGTCCCCGCCGAATCGGTGCGCATGCGCGTCTTCGACCGTATTTTTACGCGAGTGGGCGCCAACGACAACCTGATGCGCGGCCAATCCACTTTTATGGTGGAAATGCAGGAGTCCGCCACCATTTTGCGGAGCGCCACCCCCAAAAGCCTTATTATTTTGGACGAAGTGGGCCGTGGAACCAGCACCTTCGATGGACTCAGCTTGGCCTGGGCTATTTTCGAACATCTGCACGAAAGCATTCGCGGCTTCACTCTCTTTGCCACCCATTACCACGAGCTCATCAAACTCGCCGAAGAACTTCCCCGCGCCCAAAATCACTGCGTTTTAGTCCAAGAAACCGAAAAAGAAGTGCTCTTTCTCCACCAGATTAAAGCCGGAGGCATCGACAAGAGTTACGGCATCGAAGTCGCCCGTCTCGCCGGCCTTCCCTCCCCAATCCTCGACCGTGCCAAAGACCTTTTGCACACTCTTGAAAATGAAAAAATTCAAGACCCCCACAAAATCCCCATCAATCAGCCCACTCTTTTTGTCCGCGACCCCGGCACACTCACCCATCCCGCCCTCGAGCGCCTCAAGAACCTCAACCTCAATCAAATGACCCCCCTCGAGGCTCTAAACGCGCTGAATGAGCTCAAGAAGATTTAA
- the sdaAB gene encoding L-serine ammonia-lyase, iron-sulfur-dependent subunit beta, with protein sequence MSTFSLFDIAGPIMVGPSSSHTAGAAKIGQFARAIFDATPTKVHFLLHGSFGEVYKGHATDRALLGGVMKFAPNDARIKTSFEIADEKGLKYEFEPGDLGAGHHPNSVRITLENANRKTVVIGSSIGGGSVVIDQINGFDVHLTGNSAEQFFTLVVENENKPGMLAKITSFLGEKNIRIVNMQSCYLAFENKVLSVLSIEKSLALEELLALEKEEGILFARSLEKLS encoded by the coding sequence ATGAGCACCTTTTCCCTCTTCGACATCGCGGGTCCGATCATGGTGGGGCCTTCCAGCTCTCACACTGCTGGGGCAGCTAAGATTGGGCAGTTTGCGCGAGCCATTTTTGATGCAACCCCTACTAAAGTGCATTTTTTACTCCATGGATCTTTTGGAGAGGTTTATAAGGGGCATGCCACAGACCGAGCGCTCTTGGGTGGCGTGATGAAGTTTGCCCCCAACGATGCGCGCATTAAAACTTCTTTTGAAATTGCGGATGAGAAAGGATTGAAATATGAATTTGAACCTGGAGACTTGGGTGCCGGCCATCATCCCAATTCCGTGCGCATCACCTTGGAAAACGCGAATCGAAAGACCGTGGTGATTGGCTCTTCCATTGGAGGGGGTAGCGTGGTGATCGATCAAATCAATGGATTTGATGTGCATTTGACCGGGAATAGCGCGGAACAGTTCTTCACCCTGGTGGTGGAGAATGAGAATAAACCCGGAATGCTTGCCAAGATCACGAGCTTTTTGGGGGAGAAAAATATTCGGATTGTGAATATGCAAAGTTGCTATTTAGCGTTTGAAAATAAAGTGCTCAGTGTTTTGAGTATTGAAAAATCCCTGGCGCTTGAAGAGCTTTTGGCGCTTGAAAAAGAAGAGGGGATTTTATTTGCCCGCTCGCTCGAAAAACTTTCTTAA